One region of Aeromicrobium sp. Sec7.5 genomic DNA includes:
- a CDS encoding PIN domain-containing protein — MFGAVLDTCVLWPSLQRDFLLSLAIEGLYRPLWSEAILAELHRHEQLKLIDRGANETDAAATADFLLDQMRYAFGDAIVQDWEALEGTFGLPDIDDEHVLAAAVIGGAGAIVTENLKDFPSAAVPSTIQIISARDFAADAVDVNPASAVRALDQLSARHTRTPHTPAGILDILVARYGMNEVDEILRPIVG; from the coding sequence ATGTTCGGGGCCGTCCTCGACACCTGCGTCCTCTGGCCGAGCCTGCAACGCGACTTCCTACTCTCTCTGGCGATCGAAGGTCTCTATCGGCCGCTGTGGAGCGAAGCGATCCTTGCGGAACTGCATCGTCACGAGCAGCTGAAGTTGATCGATCGCGGCGCGAACGAGACGGACGCAGCAGCTACAGCCGACTTCCTGCTCGATCAGATGCGCTACGCCTTTGGCGACGCGATCGTTCAAGACTGGGAGGCTCTCGAAGGGACGTTCGGTCTGCCCGACATCGACGACGAGCATGTCCTCGCCGCAGCCGTCATCGGAGGCGCCGGAGCGATTGTCACCGAGAACCTCAAGGATTTCCCGTCCGCGGCGGTGCCGTCCACTATCCAGATCATCAGCGCCCGGGACTTCGCCGCCGACGCTGTTGACGTGAACCCCGCAAGCGCCGTCCGCGCCCTCGACCAGCTGTCCGCCCGCCACACCCGGACCCCACACACCCCTGCAGGGATCCTCGACATCCTCGTCGCCCGCTACGGGATGAACGAGGTCGACGAGATCCTGCGGCCGATCGTCGGCTGA
- a CDS encoding helix-turn-helix domain-containing protein has product MTVQPLEQQTYLPDDANEVAEVLSFISRLEAKTGSKQAPRYLMIGPGEHEQVEIPEHAYQVLHQVLQAMQRGKAVTVAPQNTVLTTQQAADLLGVSRPTVVKLLDAGQIPYETPGKRRRLVKLDDVLAYRAVRREAQYQALMDTAADYDDTESSEVIASRLKKVRSELGATRRANAQTTTAD; this is encoded by the coding sequence ATGACGGTACAGCCGCTGGAGCAGCAGACCTACCTGCCCGACGACGCCAACGAGGTCGCCGAGGTCCTGAGCTTCATCAGTCGCCTCGAAGCCAAGACTGGGAGTAAGCAGGCGCCCCGCTACCTGATGATCGGCCCCGGCGAGCACGAGCAAGTTGAGATCCCTGAGCACGCCTACCAGGTCCTTCACCAGGTCCTTCAGGCGATGCAGCGCGGGAAGGCGGTAACGGTCGCCCCGCAAAACACGGTCCTGACCACGCAGCAGGCCGCGGATCTACTCGGCGTCAGCCGGCCCACGGTCGTGAAGCTCCTCGATGCCGGACAGATCCCATACGAGACTCCCGGCAAGCGTCGTCGGCTGGTCAAGCTCGACGATGTGCTCGCATACCGCGCCGTTCGTCGAGAGGCGCAGTACCAAGCGCTCATGGACACCGCAGCGGATTACGACGACACCGAATCGTCCGAAGTGATTGCGTCACGCTTGAAGAAGGTTCGCTCCGAACTTGGCGCCACTCGCCGGGCAAACGCTCAGACCACAACCGCAGACTGA
- a CDS encoding GNAT family N-acetyltransferase — MTIELAETNSERAELQALFSHVFEGISDDAVPRVEHDDLYAPLLPLIRDAEGSLLAAAMSCRTELASAAIMASRIGRGDPFGVIGLLDKHSELDLVAVQPSARGRGYGSRLIQWLDSELEHRGVRAWFGNVTVNLETDRLREFYRRHGFEIVPDFQPLPPLLGKSWMKRDAQMPQFYFYKRPGN, encoded by the coding sequence GTGACTATCGAACTGGCGGAGACAAACAGCGAACGGGCCGAACTGCAGGCGCTGTTCAGTCACGTCTTCGAGGGCATTTCAGACGACGCCGTGCCCCGAGTCGAGCACGACGATCTCTACGCCCCCCTCTTGCCGTTGATTCGAGACGCAGAGGGCTCACTGCTTGCAGCGGCAATGTCCTGCAGGACAGAACTCGCCTCAGCGGCGATCATGGCCAGCCGCATTGGACGCGGAGATCCGTTCGGCGTAATCGGCCTGCTGGACAAGCACAGCGAACTCGACCTAGTCGCGGTTCAGCCGAGTGCTCGCGGCCGCGGATACGGGTCACGCTTGATTCAGTGGCTCGATTCCGAACTTGAACATCGAGGCGTCAGAGCTTGGTTCGGCAACGTCACTGTGAATCTGGAAACTGACCGCCTTCGAGAGTTCTACCGCCGCCACGGATTCGAGATCGTTCCGGACTTCCAGCCCCTGCCGCCGTTGCTCGGAAAGTCGTGGATGAAGCGCGACGCACAGATGCCTCAGTTCTACTTCTACAAGCGCCCAGGGAATTAG
- a CDS encoding HIRAN domain-containing protein codes for MEIAVAFIAVLGVCLLVAAFWKTPPRESPSTGAKKPTDAERRARAQSLGVVHRSEYLESEAELATLTLDRSGLPTAALEKVRDRLLIATKAGWVNPKSRSLGRVGLYSFQVRGSSYYEGAAKAADFRPGALLTLTREPENEHDLNAVAVYGSHGRKVGYVNKQNAAKIAKRMDAGEDIVAISTRGSGPRSDGTEPQILAAERRVMAHLTCRIS; via the coding sequence ATGGAGATTGCCGTCGCGTTCATCGCTGTTCTAGGCGTCTGCCTGCTCGTAGCCGCGTTCTGGAAGACACCGCCCCGCGAGTCGCCGTCGACCGGTGCGAAGAAGCCGACCGATGCCGAGAGACGAGCTCGCGCACAGAGTCTCGGAGTCGTCCACCGCAGCGAGTACCTCGAGTCCGAAGCCGAGCTCGCGACCCTGACTCTCGACAGGTCCGGGCTGCCGACGGCCGCGCTCGAGAAAGTTCGCGACCGGTTGCTGATCGCGACCAAGGCCGGATGGGTGAATCCGAAGTCGCGGAGTCTGGGCCGGGTGGGTCTCTACTCCTTCCAGGTTCGAGGCTCCAGCTACTACGAGGGCGCCGCGAAGGCAGCCGATTTCAGACCAGGTGCTCTTCTGACTCTCACTCGGGAGCCTGAGAACGAGCACGACCTCAACGCAGTGGCCGTCTATGGCAGCCACGGGCGAAAGGTCGGCTACGTCAATAAGCAGAACGCCGCCAAGATCGCGAAGCGGATGGACGCCGGTGAGGACATCGTCGCCATCAGCACACGTGGGAGCGGTCCCAGATCGGACGGCACCGAGCCGCAGATTCTGGCGGCCGAGCGACGGGTGATGGCTCACCTCACGTGCAGAATCTCGTGA